The following are encoded in a window of Haloarcula halophila genomic DNA:
- a CDS encoding putative quinol monooxygenase, with protein MSESNYALQARFEAKPDKTEEVAEFLESALPQAEAEEGTTTWFALRLDETTFGIFDTFPDEDGRQAHLDGEIAAELMERADELFVEGPQIDEIEVLAAKHA; from the coding sequence ATGAGCGAATCCAACTACGCGCTCCAGGCACGGTTCGAAGCGAAGCCCGACAAGACCGAGGAAGTCGCCGAGTTCCTCGAATCCGCGCTCCCACAGGCCGAGGCCGAGGAGGGAACGACGACGTGGTTCGCGCTCCGACTCGACGAGACGACCTTCGGCATCTTCGATACGTTCCCCGACGAGGACGGTCGGCAGGCACACCTCGACGGCGAGATCGCGGCCGAACTGATGGAGCGGGCCGACGAACTGTTCGTCGAGGGGCCACAGATCGACGAGATCGAAGTCCTCGCCGCGAAACACGCCTGA
- a CDS encoding ferritin-like domain-containing protein, translating to MSLQAPIASDHQLTRLLQIGVVLEEVVEARSHKHAQASDEPLDPAVAELLDHAVAESADHRQRLERLVEELNADTVPFDDIETLVEAQYETDEEFDGILYDQLCNEETAYKFYDDLIEAIETSEVEFSIDRERLLTVLKEIREEEAEGVEDVTELMEDHG from the coding sequence GTGAGCCTCCAGGCACCGATCGCCTCGGACCACCAGCTCACCCGGCTCCTCCAGATCGGCGTGGTCCTCGAGGAAGTCGTCGAGGCACGCTCGCACAAGCACGCCCAGGCCAGCGACGAACCGCTCGATCCGGCGGTCGCCGAGTTGCTGGACCACGCCGTCGCCGAGTCGGCCGACCACCGCCAACGTCTCGAACGCCTCGTCGAGGAACTGAACGCCGACACTGTTCCGTTCGACGACATCGAGACGCTCGTCGAGGCCCAGTACGAGACCGACGAGGAGTTCGACGGCATCCTCTACGACCAGTTGTGCAACGAAGAGACCGCCTACAAGTTCTACGACGATCTGATCGAGGCGATCGAGACCTCCGAAGTGGAGTTTAGCATCGACCGAGAGCGGCTGTTGACAGTACTCAAAGAGATCCGCGAGGAAGAGGCCGAGGGCGTCGAAGACGTGACAGAGTTGATGGAGGACCACGGATGA
- a CDS encoding HD domain-containing protein codes for MGVEIRESPVSDEEFEAMRVFVHDYLAASVENEDEGGRMRWYPWHSAEYRFNHILNVVDLSTKIARKEGANVDVTRVAALFHDIAKLEADQDVHAEAGARIAREYLRAHGDYPESFVEEVCSAIADHSYQGDLADLPLETQCLIEADVLDKVGANGTALMLLRMGYESRTHMDAAEMVDRVIERGYDARERVESDTAESIAHKRLKRTRWFQEWLEMEVSEMAADDPIDDVATGMRDS; via the coding sequence GTGGGCGTCGAAATTAGGGAGTCACCAGTCTCGGACGAGGAGTTCGAAGCGATGCGGGTTTTCGTCCACGACTACCTGGCTGCTAGTGTCGAGAACGAAGACGAGGGCGGCCGGATGCGATGGTACCCCTGGCACTCGGCGGAGTACCGGTTCAATCACATCCTCAACGTCGTCGACCTGTCGACGAAGATCGCCCGTAAAGAGGGTGCAAACGTCGACGTGACACGCGTCGCTGCCCTGTTTCACGACATCGCGAAACTGGAAGCAGACCAAGACGTTCACGCCGAAGCCGGGGCACGTATCGCTCGTGAGTACCTCCGTGCACACGGGGACTACCCCGAGTCCTTCGTCGAAGAGGTGTGTTCGGCCATCGCCGACCACTCGTACCAGGGTGATCTGGCCGATCTCCCGTTGGAGACCCAGTGTCTCATCGAGGCCGACGTCCTCGATAAGGTCGGTGCCAACGGAACGGCACTCATGCTGTTACGGATGGGCTACGAGTCCCGGACACACATGGACGCAGCCGAGATGGTCGACCGCGTGATCGAGCGAGGCTACGACGCACGCGAACGTGTCGAGAGTGATACCGCCGAATCGATCGCTCACAAGCGACTCAAACGGACCCGCTGGTTCCAGGAGTGGCTCGAAATGGAGGTCTCGGAGATGGCCGCCGACGACCCCATCGACGACGTGGCGACCGGAATGCGTGACTCATAG
- the sufB gene encoding Fe-S cluster assembly protein SufB, which translates to MSSDQDHLKETDTEARFEFKKEEKAAFETEKGLTEETVRVISEDKDEPEWMLQRRLRALEQFQEMPMPTGWPGAPDLSEVDIDHIVPYIRPDIETRGGAENWEDLPEEIQDTFDKLGIPEAEKNALSGVGAQYESEIVYQNMQEQWEEKGVIFCDMDKAVQEHEELVKEHFMTKCVPPSDNKFAALHGAVWSGGSFVYIPEDTTVNMPVQAYFRMNSEGMGQFEHTLIIAEDNSEVHYIEGCSAPKYSAFNLHSGGVEVFVGEDAHVQYSTVQNWSKNTYNLNTKRAICEADGTMEWVSGSMGSKATMLYPSTVLKGPGATDNHITIAFAGEGQDIDTGAKVYHNAPDTKSTIESKSISKDGGRTNYRGLVHIADGAEGSSTSVECDALMFDNESTSDTMPYMEIQESDVDVAHEATVGKIGDEDVFYLQSRGLDDDDAKQMIVAGFIEPITEELPIEYAVELNRLIELEMEGSLG; encoded by the coding sequence ATGAGTTCAGATCAAGACCATCTCAAAGAGACCGACACCGAAGCCCGTTTCGAGTTCAAGAAGGAGGAGAAGGCCGCCTTCGAGACCGAGAAGGGGCTGACCGAGGAGACCGTCCGGGTCATCTCGGAAGACAAGGACGAGCCCGAGTGGATGCTCCAGCGGCGTCTGCGCGCGCTCGAACAGTTCCAGGAGATGCCGATGCCGACCGGCTGGCCGGGCGCACCGGACCTCTCGGAGGTCGACATCGACCACATCGTCCCTTACATCCGGCCCGACATCGAGACACGCGGCGGCGCCGAGAACTGGGAGGATCTCCCCGAGGAGATCCAGGACACCTTCGACAAACTGGGCATCCCCGAAGCCGAGAAGAACGCCCTCTCGGGCGTGGGCGCTCAGTACGAGTCGGAGATCGTCTACCAGAACATGCAGGAACAGTGGGAGGAGAAAGGCGTCATCTTCTGTGACATGGACAAGGCCGTCCAGGAGCACGAAGAACTCGTCAAAGAACACTTCATGACGAAGTGTGTCCCCCCGAGCGACAACAAGTTCGCCGCGCTCCACGGGGCCGTCTGGTCCGGTGGCTCCTTCGTCTACATCCCGGAGGACACCACGGTCAACATGCCCGTCCAGGCGTACTTCCGGATGAACAGCGAGGGGATGGGCCAGTTCGAGCACACGCTCATCATCGCCGAGGACAACTCCGAGGTCCACTACATCGAGGGCTGTTCGGCCCCGAAATACTCGGCGTTCAACCTCCACAGCGGCGGCGTCGAGGTCTTCGTCGGCGAGGACGCCCACGTCCAGTACTCCACAGTGCAAAACTGGTCGAAGAACACCTACAACCTCAACACCAAACGCGCCATCTGCGAGGCCGACGGGACGATGGAGTGGGTCTCGGGCTCGATGGGCTCGAAGGCCACGATGCTCTACCCGTCGACGGTCCTCAAGGGGCCGGGGGCGACGGACAACCACATCACCATCGCCTTCGCGGGCGAGGGCCAGGACATCGACACCGGCGCGAAGGTCTACCACAACGCGCCCGACACCAAATCGACGATCGAGTCCAAGTCCATCAGCAAGGACGGCGGCCGGACGAACTACCGCGGACTGGTCCACATCGCCGACGGCGCCGAGGGTTCCTCGACGTCCGTCGAGTGTGACGCGCTGATGTTCGACAACGAGTCCACCTCGGACACGATGCCGTACATGGAGATCCAGGAGTCGGACGTCGACGTCGCCCACGAGGCGACCGTCGGCAAGATCGGCGACGAGGACGTCTTCTACCTCCAGTCCCGCGGACTGGACGACGACGACGCGAAACAGATGATCGTCGCCGGCTTCATCGAGCCGATCACGGAGGAGCTCCCGATCGAGTACGCCGTCGAACTGAACCGCCTCATCGAACTGGAGATGGAGGGTTCGCTCGGATAA
- a CDS encoding ABC transporter ATP-binding protein, producing MAVLEINNLHAEVAEEGGETILRGVDLEVESGEIHALMGPNGSGKSTTAKIIAGHPAYEVTDGEVLLHLEDDEFGDEVDIPDDLRTWELLDLEPNERAALGIFLGFQYPAEIEGVTMVNFLRTALNAKLEEREELFEDEDEAEAESEDTNEDAAGYDTSPMEGNVEEGEIGVAEFQEILQEKMEQLDMDEKFASRYLNAGFSGGEKKQNEVLQAAILEPSIAVLDEIDSGLDIDRLQDVSNGINALRDEQGAGILQITHYQRILDYVEPDHVHVMLDGKIAKSGGAELAEKLEDEGYDWVREEVYEAA from the coding sequence ATGGCAGTACTCGAAATCAACAATCTCCACGCTGAAGTCGCAGAAGAGGGCGGTGAAACGATCCTTCGCGGTGTCGACCTCGAAGTCGAGTCGGGCGAGATCCACGCGCTGATGGGACCCAACGGCTCGGGGAAATCGACAACGGCGAAGATCATCGCCGGCCACCCGGCCTACGAGGTCACCGACGGCGAGGTACTGCTTCACCTCGAGGACGACGAGTTCGGCGACGAGGTCGACATCCCCGACGACCTGCGTACCTGGGAACTGCTCGATCTGGAACCCAACGAGCGGGCCGCACTGGGCATCTTCCTGGGCTTCCAGTACCCCGCGGAGATCGAAGGCGTCACGATGGTGAACTTCCTGCGAACGGCACTCAACGCCAAACTCGAAGAACGCGAGGAACTCTTCGAGGACGAGGACGAAGCGGAAGCCGAGTCCGAGGACACCAACGAGGACGCCGCGGGCTACGACACCTCGCCGATGGAGGGCAACGTCGAAGAGGGCGAGATCGGCGTCGCCGAGTTCCAGGAGATCCTCCAGGAGAAGATGGAGCAACTGGACATGGACGAGAAGTTCGCCTCCCGCTATCTCAACGCCGGCTTCTCCGGCGGGGAGAAGAAGCAGAACGAGGTCCTCCAGGCCGCGATCCTCGAACCGTCGATCGCCGTCCTCGACGAGATCGACTCCGGGCTGGACATCGACCGTCTGCAGGACGTCTCCAACGGGATCAACGCACTCCGTGACGAGCAGGGCGCGGGGATCCTCCAGATCACCCACTACCAGCGCATCCTCGACTACGTCGAGCCCGACCACGTCCACGTGATGCTCGACGGCAAGATCGCAAAGAGCGGCGGCGCGGAGCTGGCCGAGAAGCTCGAAGACGAGGGCTACGACTGGGTCCGCGAGGAAGTTTACGAGGCCGCGTAA
- a CDS encoding alpha-amylase family protein gives MTDPGWHEDAVIYTLDVKTFNDSDGDGWGDFQGLIEKLEYIDELGVDCLWLRPFYPSPLRDNGYDVAGYRDVDDRLGSLADFREFAEKAHERDIKVLTDLVFNHTSTDHEWFQKAREDPESKYHDYYLWTSHVDDAYDTVNIFPEYEDGVWTYDETAGKHYFHQFYHHQPDLNVANPAVRDEMYDVLRFWLDQGADGFRIDAAHPMLQAKGHNATTEGVWIFEEMKDVVRAEKDHAVLLAEADDQPDELDYYFADGNAFDLMFNFVLNAHMVYGLGVRDTWPLHRADEILPDISHVGQWANFLRNHDEWNLLKLPQEALEHAREYFGPEDGSSWIFGRGHRLRLADLLDGDHDRIAMAHSLLFSYPGTPVILSGDEIGMGSDLWLEERESVRTPMQWDDSENGGFSTADREDCYNPPMVGNEFSYEQINVAEQQGDPDSLLSQVQRIVETRQEHPAITDGDFHIAETGHKDVMVHRIDTDDHAYIFAHNFAGDYRESVLQWEVPDADTTTELGPGGYHVEDGGVTFLLDPYDYVWLHGDKSDWD, from the coding sequence ATGACCGACCCAGGCTGGCACGAAGACGCCGTGATCTACACGCTCGACGTGAAGACGTTCAACGACAGCGACGGCGACGGCTGGGGTGACTTTCAGGGGCTCATCGAGAAACTGGAGTATATCGACGAACTGGGCGTCGATTGTCTGTGGCTGCGCCCGTTCTACCCCAGCCCGCTCCGTGACAACGGCTACGACGTGGCCGGGTACCGCGACGTCGACGACCGATTGGGGTCACTGGCGGACTTCCGCGAGTTCGCCGAGAAGGCCCACGAGCGAGACATCAAGGTCCTGACCGACCTCGTCTTCAACCACACCTCCACGGATCACGAGTGGTTCCAGAAGGCCCGCGAGGACCCCGAGTCGAAGTATCACGACTACTACCTCTGGACCAGCCACGTCGACGACGCATACGACACCGTCAACATCTTCCCCGAGTACGAGGACGGCGTCTGGACCTACGACGAGACCGCCGGCAAACACTACTTTCACCAGTTCTACCACCACCAGCCCGACCTCAACGTCGCGAACCCGGCGGTCCGCGACGAGATGTACGATGTCCTGCGGTTCTGGCTCGATCAGGGGGCAGACGGCTTCCGGATCGACGCTGCCCACCCGATGCTCCAGGCGAAAGGCCACAACGCTACGACGGAAGGCGTCTGGATCTTCGAGGAGATGAAAGACGTCGTCCGGGCCGAGAAGGACCACGCCGTCCTGCTGGCCGAGGCCGACGACCAGCCCGACGAACTGGACTACTACTTCGCCGACGGCAACGCCTTCGACCTGATGTTCAACTTCGTCCTGAACGCCCACATGGTCTACGGACTGGGGGTCAGAGACACCTGGCCGCTCCACCGGGCGGACGAGATCCTCCCGGACATCTCCCACGTGGGACAGTGGGCGAACTTCCTCCGTAACCACGACGAGTGGAACCTCCTGAAACTGCCACAGGAGGCGCTCGAACACGCCCGGGAGTACTTCGGACCCGAGGACGGCTCTTCCTGGATCTTCGGCCGTGGGCACCGGCTTCGGTTGGCGGACCTCCTGGACGGCGACCACGACCGCATCGCGATGGCCCACAGCCTCCTGTTCTCGTACCCCGGCACGCCGGTGATCCTCTCTGGCGACGAGATCGGGATGGGGTCGGATCTCTGGCTCGAAGAGCGGGAGTCGGTCCGCACGCCGATGCAGTGGGACGACAGCGAGAACGGCGGCTTCTCGACGGCCGACCGCGAGGACTGTTACAACCCGCCGATGGTCGGCAACGAGTTCAGCTACGAGCAGATCAACGTCGCCGAGCAACAAGGCGACCCCGACTCGCTGCTCTCACAGGTCCAGCGAATCGTCGAGACGCGCCAGGAACACCCCGCGATCACCGACGGCGACTTCCACATCGCCGAGACGGGCCACAAGGACGTGATGGTCCACCGGATCGATACCGACGACCACGCCTACATCTTCGCACACAACTTCGCCGGCGACTACCGTGAGTCGGTTCTTCAGTGGGAGGTCCCCGACGCCGACACCACGACGGAACTCGGCCCGGGCGGCTACCACGTCGAGGACGGCGGCGTCACGTTCCTGCTGGACCCCTACGACTACGTCTGGCTCCACGGCGACAAGTCCGACTGGGACTGA
- a CDS encoding metal-dependent transcriptional regulator codes for MNTQAQYLKAIYLVQDQSDGPASTGDVADLLDVSPASANEMIGKLEDRGLLEHEKYKGVDLTDKGIKQARDALQNYCIIERFLVEVLEVEEFRTEAKQLEGVIDETVAERLDTIIDREPQCPDCFSAEEDVCGLLETEAEVISD; via the coding sequence ATGAACACCCAAGCTCAGTACCTGAAAGCGATCTACCTTGTCCAGGACCAGTCCGACGGTCCAGCATCGACCGGCGACGTCGCCGACCTACTCGACGTGAGTCCCGCCAGCGCAAACGAGATGATCGGGAAACTCGAAGACCGGGGCCTCCTGGAGCACGAGAAGTACAAGGGAGTCGACCTTACCGACAAAGGGATCAAACAGGCCAGGGACGCGCTCCAGAACTACTGTATCATCGAACGGTTCCTCGTCGAGGTGCTCGAAGTCGAGGAGTTCAGGACCGAGGCAAAGCAACTGGAGGGAGTCATCGACGAGACGGTCGCCGAACGCCTCGATACGATCATCGATCGGGAACCCCAGTGTCCCGACTGTTTCAGCGCGGAGGAGGACGTCTGTGGCCTGCTGGAGACGGAAGCCGAGGTCATCAGCGACTGA
- a CDS encoding LysE family translocator encodes MHLWTVPVLSLVTLVPTAIGGVLFGLALAAPPGPMNAVIAEESAVRGWRAGFTAGLGAMTADACFFVLAVLGAATVVTNTPGLRRVMIAGGGLLMLWFAYGAVGEANALSTAEADVDEESQGFRKALVLALTNPYQVAFWLTVGIGLLETGSVDVLSYLPFVGADLGGLLVVQTGHPVLLAGFFGGIVVWITGFPAAIVAARRRVERLAPIVAWASALVLASSGVLFLFEAL; translated from the coding sequence ATGCATCTCTGGACCGTCCCGGTACTCTCTCTCGTCACGCTCGTTCCGACAGCTATCGGCGGTGTACTCTTCGGTCTCGCGTTGGCGGCCCCGCCCGGACCGATGAACGCCGTGATCGCCGAGGAGAGCGCGGTCCGTGGCTGGCGTGCCGGGTTCACCGCCGGTCTCGGTGCGATGACGGCCGACGCGTGTTTCTTCGTCCTGGCCGTGCTGGGTGCTGCAACCGTCGTGACGAACACGCCGGGACTCCGTCGTGTGATGATCGCCGGCGGCGGGCTCCTGATGCTCTGGTTCGCCTACGGTGCTGTCGGGGAGGCCAACGCACTCTCGACCGCCGAGGCCGACGTCGACGAGGAGAGCCAGGGGTTCCGGAAGGCGCTGGTCCTGGCGTTGACAAACCCCTACCAGGTCGCGTTCTGGCTCACCGTCGGCATCGGATTGCTAGAGACGGGGAGCGTCGACGTCCTCTCGTATCTCCCGTTCGTCGGAGCGGACCTGGGTGGACTGTTGGTGGTCCAGACGGGTCATCCGGTGTTGCTCGCGGGGTTTTTCGGCGGGATCGTAGTCTGGATAACGGGGTTCCCGGCGGCGATCGTCGCCGCTCGGCGACGCGTCGAACGGCTCGCTCCGATCGTCGCGTGGGCCAGTGCGCTCGTGCTCGCGTCGTCCGGGGTCCTGTTCCTGTTCGAAGCGCTATGA
- the sufD gene encoding Fe-S cluster assembly protein SufD, producing the protein MSTQVHATLTAEQVEQISADLDEPEWLLETRLEAFEALEELEMPDVIQTPGRKWTNLDALDYETLVDPLEYAQDKDRVDAEGVDVLSWSEALDEHGDLIEDHFGSVVDPQRDYLTALSTALFSAGTVVYVPEGVDAEDVKIRTTMNSRSLFNYTLVVAEDSSSVTILERQTTGEDASDGSGETARERYYSGVVEAVTGENAYVQYGTLQNLSEETYNYQVKRGHADTYSTVDWIDGNIGSRLTKSNVETRLLGDSSESQIVGAFFGHDDQHFDIASRVWHEAEHTVADLVTRGVLDDQARSVYEGVQDVGTEAWDTSSYQRENTLMLSDESEADASPKLIINNHDTEASHSATVGQVDEEDMFYMTSRGVDPERAKNMLVEGFFVPVLDEVAVDELRDDLDDLIVQRLTE; encoded by the coding sequence ATGAGCACGCAGGTACACGCGACACTGACAGCGGAGCAAGTCGAGCAGATCTCGGCCGATCTGGACGAGCCGGAGTGGCTGCTGGAGACGCGGCTGGAAGCGTTCGAGGCGCTCGAAGAGCTGGAGATGCCCGACGTCATCCAGACGCCGGGCCGCAAGTGGACGAACCTCGACGCCTTAGACTACGAGACGCTGGTCGACCCGCTGGAGTACGCACAGGACAAGGACCGGGTCGACGCCGAGGGCGTCGATGTCCTCTCGTGGTCCGAGGCGCTCGACGAACACGGCGACCTGATCGAAGACCACTTCGGTAGCGTCGTCGATCCACAGCGAGACTACCTCACGGCGCTGTCGACGGCGCTGTTCTCGGCCGGGACCGTCGTCTACGTCCCCGAGGGCGTCGACGCCGAGGACGTGAAGATCCGGACGACGATGAACAGCCGGTCGCTGTTCAACTACACGCTCGTCGTCGCCGAAGACTCCTCGTCGGTGACGATCCTGGAGCGCCAGACCACCGGCGAGGACGCCTCGGATGGAAGCGGTGAAACCGCGCGCGAACGGTACTACTCCGGCGTCGTCGAGGCCGTCACGGGAGAGAACGCCTACGTCCAGTACGGCACGCTCCAGAACCTCTCGGAGGAGACCTACAACTACCAGGTCAAGCGCGGCCACGCCGACACCTACAGTACCGTCGACTGGATCGACGGCAACATCGGCTCCCGGCTGACCAAGAGCAACGTCGAGACGCGCCTGCTGGGCGACTCCAGCGAGTCCCAGATCGTCGGGGCCTTCTTCGGCCACGACGACCAGCACTTCGACATCGCGAGCCGAGTCTGGCACGAGGCCGAACACACCGTCGCCGACCTCGTGACCCGCGGCGTGCTGGACGACCAGGCCCGCTCGGTCTACGAGGGCGTCCAAGACGTCGGCACCGAGGCCTGGGACACCTCCTCCTACCAGCGTGAGAACACGCTGATGCTGAGCGACGAGTCCGAGGCCGACGCCTCGCCGAAACTCATCATCAACAACCACGACACCGAGGCCTCCCACTCCGCAACGGTCGGGCAGGTCGACGAGGAGGACATGTTCTACATGACCTCCCGCGGTGTCGACCCCGAGCGCGCGAAGAACATGCTCGTGGAAGGGTTCTTCGTCCCCGTCCTCGACGAGGTCGCGGTCGACGAACTCCGCGACGACTTGGACGACCTGATCGTCCAGCGCCTCACCGAGTAA
- a CDS encoding GNAT family N-acetyltransferase gives MDIRPAEPADGPAIRDVARRSLQASYSLGPQAINSAIEEWYDEQRLAETLADEDRLLLVVERDEQVVSFSESVLSAEDTGTLLWIHVDPAHRGEGLASTLFDATRTHLEDRGAAHLRGRVLEDNVEGNTFYTERGFAHVGTEQVEIDGRTYVENIYSEAEQQGREPIDDESNRTVYVDHDAHERGSIAPFHVVFTDEEDDDKYGYFCSNCKTLANAMDSMGRIECDNCGNVRRPLRWDAAYL, from the coding sequence ATGGATATCCGACCAGCGGAACCCGCGGACGGGCCGGCAATCAGGGATGTCGCACGGCGCTCGCTCCAGGCGTCCTATTCGCTAGGGCCACAGGCGATCAACAGCGCCATCGAGGAGTGGTATGACGAACAGCGGCTCGCCGAGACGTTGGCTGACGAGGACCGTCTCCTGCTTGTCGTCGAACGAGACGAACAGGTCGTGAGCTTCTCCGAGAGTGTCCTCTCGGCCGAGGACACCGGCACGCTCCTGTGGATTCACGTTGACCCAGCACACCGTGGCGAAGGACTCGCTTCGACGCTGTTCGATGCCACTCGGACCCACCTAGAAGACCGTGGCGCCGCCCACCTCCGCGGCCGTGTCCTCGAGGACAACGTCGAGGGCAATACGTTCTACACGGAGCGTGGGTTCGCACACGTCGGCACCGAGCAGGTCGAGATCGACGGCCGAACGTACGTCGAAAACATCTACTCCGAGGCCGAACAGCAGGGCCGTGAACCGATCGACGACGAGAGTAACCGGACTGTCTACGTGGACCACGACGCCCACGAACGTGGTTCGATCGCTCCTTTCCACGTCGTCTTTACCGACGAGGAGGACGACGACAAATACGGCTACTTCTGTAGCAACTGCAAGACACTTGCCAACGCGATGGACTCGATGGGACGCATCGAATGTGATAACTGTGGGAACGTCCGGCGACCGCTTCGGTGGGACGCAGCGTACCTCTAG
- a CDS encoding DUF371 domain-containing protein — protein sequence MEEVVHAHGHDNVSGEHASTLEVTSDDFLTPAGDCILGVEADRVPEAFDDEFVDACQDGDATITATIEVDGHETTITGTGHPDLTFESDRSHVLRTSDYVDDRTVMVGADAAAGDVDRDLVDALSAGADLTLTLRVD from the coding sequence ATGGAAGAAGTCGTCCACGCCCACGGGCACGACAACGTCAGCGGCGAGCACGCCAGTACCCTCGAAGTGACGAGCGACGACTTTCTCACACCCGCCGGGGACTGTATCCTGGGCGTCGAGGCCGACCGCGTCCCCGAGGCGTTCGACGACGAGTTCGTCGACGCCTGCCAGGACGGGGACGCGACGATCACCGCGACGATCGAGGTCGACGGCCACGAGACCACCATTACGGGCACGGGCCACCCCGATCTCACCTTCGAGAGCGACCGGAGCCACGTCCTCCGAACCAGCGACTACGTCGACGACCGGACCGTGATGGTCGGCGCGGACGCCGCGGCCGGCGACGTCGACCGGGACCTCGTGGACGCGCTCTCGGCCGGTGCCGACCTCACGCTGACGTTGCGTGTCGACTGA
- a CDS encoding coiled-coil protein, translating to MADSIDESKNVTVTEEDLENKSKGELIKLAGQLRDRRNELNQMASERASSRDDLNAKTREKVDEAQEHRENRDELNEQVQEHKDKRNELNAKANELFDKVDSLKNDLELDEGKSVDELKDEIEDLEFKQQTEVLSSEDEKELIEKIEEKREKLQEKTEKLDQTDDLEELKEEAEEVRSEASKHHQKVTELADEAQKHHNEMIEAYREADEIRDEADEKHEEFVEAQEAADQHHEDFVRVQKRLRELDKKEEKQERSAREEKQEAAKEEAEEIYQKFKEGETLDTEDLMKLQKAGKL from the coding sequence ATGGCAGACTCGATAGACGAATCGAAAAACGTCACAGTAACTGAAGAGGATCTCGAAAACAAATCGAAAGGCGAGCTCATCAAACTCGCCGGCCAGCTCCGCGACCGACGCAACGAGCTGAACCAGATGGCCTCCGAGCGGGCCTCCAGCCGCGACGACCTGAACGCGAAGACGCGCGAGAAGGTCGACGAGGCTCAGGAGCACCGCGAGAACCGCGACGAGCTCAACGAGCAGGTCCAAGAGCACAAGGACAAGCGCAACGAGCTCAACGCGAAGGCCAACGAGCTGTTCGACAAGGTCGACAGCCTCAAGAACGATCTGGAACTCGACGAGGGCAAGTCGGTCGACGAGCTCAAAGACGAGATCGAAGATCTCGAATTCAAGCAACAGACCGAGGTGCTCTCCTCCGAGGACGAGAAAGAGCTGATCGAGAAGATCGAGGAGAAACGCGAGAAGCTCCAGGAGAAGACGGAGAAACTCGATCAGACCGACGATCTCGAAGAGCTCAAGGAAGAGGCCGAAGAGGTCCGCTCGGAGGCGTCGAAGCACCACCAGAAGGTCACGGAACTGGCCGACGAGGCCCAGAAACACCACAACGAGATGATCGAGGCCTACCGCGAGGCCGACGAGATCCGTGACGAGGCCGACGAGAAACACGAGGAGTTCGTCGAGGCCCAGGAAGCGGCCGACCAACACCACGAGGACTTCGTCCGCGTCCAGAAGCGCCTGCGCGAACTGGACAAGAAAGAGGAAAAGCAGGAACGCTCCGCCCGCGAAGAAAAGCAGGAGGCCGCCAAGGAGGAGGCCGAGGAGATCTACCAGAAGTTCAAGGAAGGCGAGACCCTCGACACCGAGGACCTGATGAAGCTGCAGAAGGCCGGCAAGCTGTAA